The proteins below are encoded in one region of Neoasaia chiangmaiensis:
- a CDS encoding FUSC family protein: MARPATKRRFLDPHRLTLDRVWRLVRDPAPGRLAYSIRIAAACTTVVLVGEIWQVPDLAVPALVTLILWQQDRVTNALAGAALNILIVLLLALVYGLVRLTLDHPMGIAIIVALLSFGFFFLGSASKLKPVSYMLGLIVVYGLIAIDQVPVGEVITRALLYTDLFLAVPGAVMIVLGLLICPSPKTLLTRRIAARLRMTIDLLHYRDQPTRERAADMLRAGVKSMLSNVKMAGLEKVWSRHDLAALTQAAYASVGTLSLAEAAVRRQEAAPDDLIATLSDMAAIFESGDYPAHITRPPVPADSAALAAMASLLPGFTTPPETAAPQEKGKSGFFFPDAFTNPDHVRFAVKGTAAVMTAYFLFKILDWQGIHTMIITCFIVALPTMGEMIAKLTLRIVGALIGGAIGIAAIIGVMPHLNDITGFLVLIFVVSLFAAWIKTGDARISYAGFQIGLAFFLTDLKGYGPTTDMATARDRIVGILLGNFLTYAMFTSFWPASAYDHVGEKLRAIAKALAAQRESTTVQERLIRAASVQAALSEGERTLEYAAAEPVHMRADAQQLATFRAALDDAARLSDDLLLAHDDMDIDRRMIRLDHVAA, translated from the coding sequence TGGTCGGGGAGATCTGGCAGGTGCCGGACCTCGCCGTGCCCGCGCTGGTGACACTCATCCTGTGGCAGCAGGATCGGGTGACGAACGCCCTGGCGGGGGCGGCGCTCAATATTCTCATCGTTCTTCTGCTGGCGCTGGTCTACGGGCTGGTTCGCCTGACGCTGGACCACCCGATGGGCATCGCCATCATTGTCGCGCTGCTGTCCTTCGGGTTCTTTTTTCTCGGCTCGGCAAGCAAGCTGAAACCCGTTTCCTATATGCTGGGACTGATCGTGGTCTACGGTCTGATCGCCATCGATCAGGTTCCGGTCGGCGAAGTCATCACCCGCGCCCTGCTTTATACCGACCTGTTCCTGGCTGTGCCGGGCGCGGTCATGATCGTGCTCGGCCTGCTGATTTGCCCGTCGCCGAAGACCCTCCTGACCCGGCGCATCGCCGCCCGGCTGCGAATGACGATCGACCTGCTCCACTACCGCGATCAGCCGACACGCGAACGCGCTGCCGATATGCTCCGCGCGGGCGTGAAAAGCATGCTCTCGAACGTGAAGATGGCCGGACTTGAGAAAGTCTGGTCCCGGCACGATCTCGCCGCCCTGACGCAGGCAGCCTATGCCAGCGTGGGCACGCTGTCCCTTGCCGAAGCCGCCGTCCGGCGGCAGGAAGCCGCGCCGGACGACCTGATCGCGACCCTGTCCGACATGGCGGCGATTTTCGAAAGCGGAGACTATCCCGCTCACATCACGCGTCCGCCCGTGCCGGCCGACAGCGCCGCGCTGGCCGCCATGGCATCGCTGCTGCCCGGTTTCACGACCCCGCCGGAAACGGCAGCACCACAGGAAAAGGGCAAAAGCGGCTTTTTCTTCCCCGATGCCTTCACGAATCCGGATCACGTCCGCTTCGCCGTCAAAGGAACGGCGGCGGTCATGACGGCCTATTTTCTGTTCAAGATCCTGGACTGGCAGGGCATTCACACCATGATCATCACCTGCTTCATCGTCGCCCTGCCGACGATGGGCGAGATGATCGCCAAGCTGACCCTGCGCATCGTGGGCGCGTTGATCGGCGGAGCGATCGGCATCGCGGCGATCATCGGCGTCATGCCGCATCTCAACGACATCACCGGCTTTCTGGTCCTGATCTTCGTCGTCTCGCTGTTCGCCGCCTGGATCAAAACCGGCGATGCGCGCATTTCCTATGCAGGTTTCCAGATCGGACTGGCCTTCTTCCTGACCGATCTCAAAGGTTACGGCCCCACGACCGACATGGCGACGGCCCGCGACCGCATCGTCGGCATCCTGCTGGGCAATTTCCTGACCTATGCCATGTTCACGAGCTTCTGGCCCGCCAGCGCCTACGACCATGTCGGCGAAAAGCTCCGTGCCATCGCAAAGGCGCTGGCCGCGCAGCGCGAGAGCACGACGGTTCAGGAACGCCTGATCCGCGCCGCCAGCGTGCAGGCGGCCCTTTCCGAGGGCGAACGCACCCTCGAATACGCGGCTGCCGAGCCGGTGCATATGCGTGCCGACGCGCAACAGCTTGCCACCTTTCGCGCGGCGCTGGACGATGCCGCACGCTTGTCGGACGACCTGCTGCTGGCGCATGACGACATGGATATCGACCGCCGCATGATACGATTGGATCACGTCGCCGCATGA